One segment of Primulina tabacum isolate GXHZ01 chromosome 14, ASM2559414v2, whole genome shotgun sequence DNA contains the following:
- the LOC142524407 gene encoding protein EXPORTIN 1A-like — protein sequence MAAEKLRDLSQPVDVTLLDATVAAFYGTGSKEERTAADHILRDLQNNPEMWLQVVHILSSTQNLNTKFFALQVLEGVIKYRWNALPAEQRDGMKNYISEVIVKLSSDEISFRRERLYVNKLNIILVQILKHEWPARWRSFIPDLVSAAKTSETICENCMAILKLLSEEVFDFSRGEMTQQKIKELKQSLNSEFQLIHELCLYVLSASQRPELIRATLATLHAFLSWIPLGYIFESPLLETLLKFFPVPVYRNLTLQCLTEVAALSFGDFYNMQYVKMYTIFLVQLQNILPTSTNFLEAYANGNTEEQAFIQNLALFFTSFYKSHIRVLESSQENINGLLIGLEFLINISYVDDTEVFKVCLDYWNSLILELFEAHHNLDNPAVTANMMGLQTPILPLPGMVDGLGSQLMQRRQLYAGPMSKLRLLMICRMAKPEEVLIVEDENGNIVRETMKDNDVLVQYKIMRETLIYLAHLDHEDTEKQMLKKLSKQLSGEDWTWNNLNTLCWAIGSISGSMVEEQENRFLVMVIRDLLNLCEITKGKDNKAVIASNIMYVVGQYPRFLRAHWKFLKTVVNKLFEFMHETHPGVQDMACDTFLKIMQKCKRKFVIVQVGENEPFVSELLTTLPTTIVDLEPHQIHSFYESVGHMIQAESDPHKRDEYLQRLMELPNQKWGEIIGQARQSVDFLKDQDVIRAVLNILQTNTSAASSLGTYFMSQISLIFLDMLNVYRMYSELISTSIQQGGPYASRTSFVKLLRSVKRETLKLIETFLDKAEEHPHIGKQFVPPMMDPVLGDYARNLPDARESEVLSLFATIINKYKRAMIEDVPRIFEAVFQCTLEMITKNFEDYPEHRLKFFSLLRAIAMHCFLALMHLSSEQLKLIMDSIIWAFRHTERNIAETGLNLLLEMLKNFQVSEFCNQFYRTYLLTIEQEIFAVLTDTFHKPGFKLHVLVLQHLFSLVESGVLTEPLWDVATAPYPYPNNGIFVREYTIKLLSSSFPNMTAIEVTQFVNGLFESRADLSSFKNHIRDFLVQSKEFSAQDNKDLYAEEADAQKERDRQRMLSIPGLIAPNEIQDEMVDS from the exons AGGACTGCCGCAGATCATATTTTGCGAGACTTGCAAAATAATCCAGAAATGTGGCTTCAAGTGGTTCACATTTTATCCAGTACTCAGAACTTGAACACCAAGTTTTTTGCCTTACAG GTTCTAGAAGGTGTTATCAAGTACAGATGGAATGCTTTACCCGCCGAACAACGAGATGGCATGAAAAACTATATTTCTGAAGTTATTGTGAAG CTTTCAAGCGATGAGATCTCCTTTCGGCGAGAGAGGTTATATGTTAACAAACTCAACATTATATTAGTGCAG ATTTTGAAGCATGAGTGGCCAGCCCGTTGGCGAAGCTTCATTCCTGACTTGGTTTCAGCTGCAAAAACTAGTGAGACCATTTGCGAGAATTGCATGGCCATTCTAAAA CTTCTAAGTGAAGAGGTCTTCGACTTCTCAAGGGGTGAAATGACTCAGCAAAAGATTAAAGAGTTAAAACAATCATTGAACAG TGAGTTCCAGCTCATTCACGAGTTATGCCTGTACGTATTGTCAGCATCTCAAAGGCCCGAACTTATCAGGGCTACCCTAGCTACATTGCATGCGTTTCTTTCGTGGATTCCGCTGGGTTACATATTTGAGTCTCCACTG CTTGAAACACTTCTTAAGTTTTTCCCTGTGCCTGTGTATCGCAATCTGACGCTTCAGTGTTTGACGGAG GTTGCTGCTCTGAGTTTTGGGGATTTTTACAACATGCAGTATGTCAAAATGTATACAATATTCTTGGTGCAACTGCAG AACATCCTCCCAACAAGTACAAACTTTTTAGAGGCTTATGCGAATGGAAACACTGAGGAGCAG GCCTTCATTCAAAATTTGGCTTTGTTTTTCACATCATTTTACAAG TCTCATATTCGAGTTTTAGAATCATCGCAAGAGAACATAAATGGGCTGCTGATTGGCCTCGAGTTTCTAATCAATATCTCATATGTGGATGATACTGAAGTTTTTAAG GTTTGTTTGGACTATTGGAACTCCTTAATTTTGGAGCTGTTTGAAGCTCATCATAATCTAGATAATCCCGCAGTGACTGCAAACATGATGGGACTACAG ACTCCAATTCTTCCTCTTCCCGGTATGGTCGATGGACTTGGTTCACAACTCATGCAGCGACGACAGCTGTACGCCGGACCAATGTCAAAGTTGAGACTGCTGATGATCTGCCGCATGGCAAAGCCGGAAGAGGTGCTTATAGTTGAGGATGAAAATGGAAATATAGTTCGTGAAACCATGAAAGACAATGATGTGCTTGTGCAGTACAAG ATTATGAGGGAAACTCTGATCTACTTGGCTCATCTTGATCATGAAGACACAGAAAAGCAG ATGCTGAAGAAATTAAGTAAACAACtgagtggagaggattggaCCTGGAACAACCTCAATACATTATGTTGGGCAATTGGATCTATCTCTGGTTCAATGGTGGAGGAGCAG GAAAACAGGTTTCTGGTGATGGTCATTCGTGATTTGTTGAACCTTTGTGAAATTACCAAAGGAAAGGACAATAAAGCAGTCATTGCCAGTAATATAAT GTATGTGGTTGGGCAGTACCCAAGATTTTTGAGGGCTCACTGGAAGTTCTTGAAAACTGTTGTGAACAAGTTGTTTGAATTCATGCACGAAACCCATCCTGGAGTTCAG GACATGGCGTGTGATACATTCTTGAAAATCATGCAGAAATGCAAACGAAAATTTGTTATTGTACAG GTTGGAGAAAATGAACCATTTGTTTCAGAACTATTAACCACTCTTCCAACGACTATTGTAGATCTTGAGCCTCATCAGATCCATTCCTTTTATGAATCT GTGGGTCATATGATTCAAGCAGAATCGGATCCTCATAAGAGGGACGAATATTTACAACGATTGATGGAGCTTCCTAATCAG AAATGGGGTGAAATTATAGGGCAGGCTCGTCAGAGCGTGGATTTCCTGAAAGATCAAGATGTGATAAGGGCAGTGCTTAACATATTGCAG ACAAATACTAGTGCTGCCAGCTCTCTTGGAACATATTTCATGTCACAGATTTCTCTAATCTTTTTGGACATGCTCAATGTGTACAG AATGTACAGTGAACTTATATCTACAAGCATCCAACAAGGAGGGCCATATGCTTCCAGGACATCCTTTGTAAAACTTCTACG CTCAGTCAAGAGGGAAACATTAAAGCTCATTGAAACATTTCTTGACAAAGCTGAAGAGCACCCTCATATTGGTAAACAGTTTGTTCCTCCAATGATGGATCCCGTGCTTGGTGACTATGCCCGGAATTTACCTGATGCAAGAGAGTCGGAAGTTCTTTCTCTCTTTGCCACAATTATAAATAA GTACAAAAGGGCAATGATTGAGGATGTTCCTCGCATATTTGAAGCTGTTTTCCAATGTACTCTAGAG ATGATTACAAAGAATTTTGAAGACTATCCTGAGCACAGACTAAAGTTTTTTTCGTTACTTCGGGCAATTGCTATGCATTGTTTTCTTGCTTTGATGCACTTGTCCAGTGAG CAACTAAAACTTATCATGGATTCCATCATTTGGGCTTTCCGGCATACTGAACGAAATATTGCTGAAACTGGACTCAACCTGTTATTGGAGATGCTGAAAAACTTTCAG GTTTCTGAGTTTTGTAATCAGTTCTATAGGACTTATCTTTTGACAATAGAGCAAGAAATCTTTGCTGTTTTGACTGACACCTTCCACAAGCCTGGTTTTAAATTGCATGTGCTGGTGTTGCAGCACTTGTTTAGCCTG GTTGAATCTGGTGTCTTGACTGAGCCTTTGTGGGATGTTGCAACTGCTCCTTATCCTTATCCTAATAATGGCATATTCGTTCGTGAATACACAATTAAACTTTTGAGTTCATCCTTCCCTAACATGACGGCAATTGAG GTAACCCAATTTGTAAATGGTCTTTTTGAGTCGAGAGCTGATCTTTCGTCGTTCAAGAACCACATAAGAGACTTCCTTGTGCAGTCAAAGGAATTTTCAGCTCAG GACAACAAGGATCTTTATGCGGAGGAAGCTGATGCACAGAAAGAAAGGGACCGACAAAGAATGCTATCAATTCCAGGGCTGATAGCACCCAACGAGATACAAGATGAGATGGTGGACTCGTAA